In the Phaeobacter gallaeciensis genome, one interval contains:
- a CDS encoding GntR family transcriptional regulator, which yields MNQHRSTQKDAYALILEAIDVGVYRPGDRLVESDLAERFGVSRTPIREALQRLETQSLLERDGRSLIVASLDHNQMAELYVVRRELEGLAARLAAQHATEEEIRVLQEMVKADDQLVDDPTELAKANRRFHEQIHLASHNRYLVQQLNLVHRTMALMATTSLAAKGRGKIAQSEHKGIVDAISRRDADAAADALKDHISIAFMTRLKQDAGDRSKG from the coding sequence ATGAACCAGCACCGCAGCACCCAGAAAGACGCCTATGCGCTGATCCTTGAGGCCATCGACGTAGGCGTCTACCGGCCCGGCGACCGACTGGTGGAGAGTGATCTGGCCGAACGCTTTGGCGTCTCCCGCACGCCGATCCGTGAGGCCCTGCAACGGCTTGAGACACAATCGCTGCTGGAGCGGGACGGCAGGTCGCTGATCGTGGCCTCGCTGGATCATAACCAGATGGCCGAGCTCTATGTGGTGCGGCGCGAACTGGAAGGTCTGGCCGCGCGGTTGGCAGCCCAGCACGCCACCGAAGAAGAGATCCGTGTCCTGCAGGAGATGGTGAAGGCCGATGATCAGCTGGTCGATGATCCGACCGAGCTGGCCAAGGCGAACCGGCGCTTTCACGAACAGATCCACCTTGCCTCGCACAACCGCTATCTGGTCCAGCAGCTCAATCTGGTGCACCGGACAATGGCCCTGATGGCAACCACCTCGCTGGCGGCCAAGGGACGCGGCAAGATCGCGCAGTCCGAGCATAAGGGCATCGTGGATGCGATCAGCAGGCGCGATGCGGATGCTGCGGCAGATGCCCTGAAAGATCATATTTCTATCGCCTTCATGACCCGTCTGAAACAGGATGCT
- a CDS encoding pyrimidine 5'-nucleotidase — MVKSHFSHVRHWVFDLDNTLYPPSARLFDQIEVKMTDYVMAELGVDHAEADRLRKHYWREHGTTLAGLMQEHGIDPDPYLVAVHDISFAPLDPDAELAARIRDLPGRRIVYTNGSAPYAERVLEARGLAGLFDGIYGVEHADYRPKPERQAFDTVFAKAGIAPQSAAMFEDDPRNLAAPHAMGMRTVHVAPAPQDGDHIHHHTDDLTGFLSRLL; from the coding sequence ATGGTCAAATCACATTTCTCTCATGTCCGTCACTGGGTCTTCGACCTCGACAACACGCTTTACCCGCCCTCGGCGCGGCTGTTCGATCAGATCGAGGTCAAGATGACCGATTATGTGATGGCCGAACTGGGCGTGGATCACGCCGAGGCCGACCGTCTGCGCAAACACTACTGGCGGGAACATGGCACCACCCTGGCCGGACTGATGCAAGAACACGGCATCGATCCCGATCCCTATCTGGTTGCGGTGCACGACATTTCCTTTGCGCCGCTGGATCCCGATGCCGAGCTTGCCGCCCGGATCAGGGATCTGCCGGGGCGGCGGATCGTCTATACCAACGGCAGCGCCCCCTACGCCGAGCGGGTTCTCGAAGCGCGCGGTCTGGCTGGGCTGTTTGACGGGATCTATGGCGTCGAACACGCCGATTACCGGCCAAAACCCGAACGGCAGGCATTCGACACCGTGTTTGCCAAGGCGGGCATTGCGCCACAAAGCGCCGCCATGTTCGAGGATGATCCCCGCAATCTGGCTGCACCGCACGCCATGGGCATGCGCACCGTCCATGTCGCGCCAGCCCCGCAAGACGGCGATCACATCCATCACCATACTGATGATCTGACAGGGTTCCTGAGCCGCCTGTTGTAG
- a CDS encoding UbiH/UbiF family hydroxylase encodes MDQTCDILISGGGIAGLTAAATFGSAGFRVICVDPAPPITERDVDGSDLRTTAVLQPARDLLERCGLWARLAGHAAPLQIMRIVDAGGEHPEPRVVRDFNAADISDQPFGWNLPNWLLRRELVAALADLPNVDFRPGVGTTQLFTRLNEARVTLTDGSQQKAKLVLACDGRNSPMREAAGIPVKTTRYGQKALAFAVTHPVPHENVSTEIHRSGGPFTLVPLPDYQGLPSSAVVWMERGPRASELLQMETAEFEAAMTRRSCGLLGDLTLASRRTIWPIISQSAERLNGERLALMAEAAHVVPPIGAQGLNMSLSDLRCLLELAEARPEGLGDAAMLEAYNKARHKDIMLRVKGIDLLNRTSMLAPRPLRDLRAFGLNALYSMAPVRRTLMQMGLGVK; translated from the coding sequence ATGGACCAGACTTGTGACATCCTGATTTCCGGCGGCGGTATTGCCGGACTGACGGCCGCCGCCACTTTTGGCTCTGCAGGATTCCGGGTGATCTGCGTCGATCCGGCCCCCCCGATCACCGAACGCGATGTCGATGGTTCAGACCTGCGCACCACCGCAGTTCTGCAACCCGCCCGCGACCTACTGGAACGCTGCGGCCTTTGGGCCCGGCTTGCCGGTCACGCCGCCCCCCTCCAGATCATGCGCATCGTCGATGCTGGTGGAGAGCACCCCGAACCGCGAGTGGTGCGGGATTTCAACGCCGCCGATATCTCGGACCAACCCTTTGGCTGGAACCTGCCCAACTGGTTGTTGCGCCGGGAGCTGGTCGCAGCGCTGGCTGATCTACCGAATGTAGATTTCCGCCCCGGCGTTGGCACCACGCAGCTGTTCACCCGCCTGAATGAAGCCCGCGTGACCCTGACCGACGGCAGCCAGCAAAAGGCGAAACTGGTTCTTGCTTGCGACGGGCGCAATTCCCCGATGCGCGAGGCCGCAGGCATTCCGGTCAAGACCACCCGATACGGGCAAAAGGCGTTGGCCTTTGCAGTGACCCATCCGGTCCCACATGAAAACGTCTCGACCGAAATCCACCGCTCGGGCGGGCCATTCACCCTGGTCCCCCTGCCCGACTATCAAGGCTTGCCGTCCTCAGCCGTAGTCTGGATGGAACGCGGTCCGCGGGCGAGCGAGTTGCTGCAGATGGAGACGGCAGAGTTCGAGGCTGCGATGACCCGGCGCAGCTGTGGCTTGCTGGGTGATCTGACGCTGGCCTCACGCCGCACCATCTGGCCGATCATCAGCCAGTCGGCTGAGCGGCTGAACGGCGAGCGGTTGGCGTTGATGGCAGAGGCGGCCCACGTGGTGCCGCCAATCGGCGCCCAAGGGCTGAACATGTCGCTGAGTGATCTGCGCTGTCTGCTGGAACTGGCCGAGGCCCGCCCCGAGGGATTGGGCGATGCTGCGATGCTGGAGGCCTACAACAAGGCCCGCCACAAGGACATCATGCTGCGCGTCAAAGGCATCGACCTGTTGAACCGCACCTCAATGCTGGCACCGCGCCCGCTGCGCGATCTACGTGCCTTTGGCCTCAATGCGCTCTATTCAATGGCGCCGGTGCGCCGGACCCTGATGCAGATGGGCCTTGGCGTAAAATAA
- a CDS encoding helix-turn-helix domain-containing protein, with amino-acid sequence MTDQPLIAGAATAPKRVRHPNGADRRNNDARGGTKDTPKSLSLNQKINYLRFPNRESRMPSVTTTFVATMANAAGLTMSDDGALLSEGEVVYRFRPGADGIMPEAEYFNALDWIRSTQEDEVALISTYAETIQLDDLGVLGLAIKTAPDLRSSMRLIERYFRLMTDTVDYLFDETQDPARLIIEERSVTHPVLQFRNECALASFAHKIRCLLGQDIQFSYASFRHPCRGTPERYAEYFGCEVRFGADQDALALPSTALDLPVRLGDKAVSDFLIRHLDEEMCALHKNPPLMTDLMRHLSQALKHGLPQAGDIARAMGMSERTLYRRLSEEGLTYREALKQAQTQLAHELLTTSDFSIAEIAFLTGFSEQSTFSRAFKRWVGQAPAQYRQAAATQ; translated from the coding sequence ATGACGGACCAGCCCCTAATTGCAGGCGCTGCCACCGCCCCAAAGCGCGTCAGGCACCCAAATGGAGCCGACAGGCGCAACAACGACGCCCGTGGAGGCACCAAGGACACCCCGAAGTCTCTATCCCTAAATCAAAAGATAAATTATCTTCGTTTCCCAAACAGGGAGAGTCGAATGCCAAGTGTAACAACGACATTTGTGGCGACGATGGCCAATGCCGCTGGTCTGACGATGTCGGACGACGGTGCTTTGCTCTCTGAAGGGGAAGTTGTTTATCGCTTTCGGCCGGGCGCGGATGGGATCATGCCCGAGGCCGAGTATTTCAACGCTCTGGACTGGATACGGAGCACCCAGGAAGATGAGGTCGCTCTCATTTCCACTTACGCAGAGACCATCCAGCTGGACGATCTCGGGGTGCTGGGGCTTGCGATCAAGACGGCACCTGATCTCCGTAGCTCCATGCGCCTTATCGAGCGCTATTTCCGGCTCATGACCGACACTGTCGATTATCTTTTTGATGAAACTCAGGACCCTGCTCGCCTGATCATCGAAGAGCGTTCCGTCACTCATCCCGTCCTGCAATTTCGCAATGAATGCGCATTGGCCAGCTTTGCTCACAAGATCCGCTGCCTGTTGGGACAGGATATCCAGTTTTCCTATGCATCCTTTCGTCACCCCTGCCGAGGCACGCCTGAACGCTATGCCGAGTATTTTGGCTGCGAGGTCCGGTTCGGCGCCGACCAGGACGCCCTTGCCCTGCCCTCCACCGCGCTGGATCTGCCGGTCCGGCTCGGAGACAAGGCGGTGTCCGACTTCCTGATCCGGCATTTGGATGAGGAAATGTGTGCCTTGCACAAGAACCCGCCGCTGATGACCGATCTGATGCGCCACCTGTCACAGGCCCTGAAACATGGCTTGCCGCAAGCGGGCGACATCGCGCGCGCCATGGGGATGAGCGAACGCACTCTCTACCGCCGCCTGTCCGAAGAGGGGCTGACTTATCGAGAGGCCCTGAAACAGGCCCAAACCCAACTTGCCCATGAACTGCTGACCACAAGCGACTTCTCGATCGCCGAGATCGCATTCCTCACCGGATTTTCCGAACAAAGTACTTTCAGCCGCGCCTTCAAACGCTGGGTTGGCCAGGCACCTGCCCAATACCGGCAGGCTGCAGCGACCCAATAA